GGACTTGTAATCCTTGAGCGCGCGCACGATGTAGTCGGGGTGCTGCCCGGCCAGCTTGGGAAAGTTCGGCACCGGGCTCACGCCATCGGCACCATGACAGGCCGCACACACCGTCGACTTTTCCTTGCCTGCCGCCGCATCACCACCGGCCAGGGCCGGCGCACAGCTCATCACCATGGCCAGCGCGACAATCCATTTCCGCATCATTTCGCACTCCCGTAGTAAGCCGCCAGATCCGCCATGTCCTGCTCGCTCAGGC
The nucleotide sequence above comes from Nitrogeniibacter mangrovi. Encoded proteins:
- a CDS encoding c-type cytochrome; its protein translation is MMRKWIVALAMVMSCAPALAGGDAAAGKEKSTVCAACHGADGVSPVPNFPKLAGQHPDYIVRALKDYKSGDRKNPIMAGQVTNLSEQDMEDLAAYFSSQKGLYTKH